A portion of the Oxynema aestuarii AP17 genome contains these proteins:
- a CDS encoding AAA family ATPase, protein MLNELRAQNFKSWPDTGSIQLAPLTGLFGTNSSGKTAILQLLLMLKQTVEARDRQQILALGDERSDIALGRFRDLLHKGEDRPNLNLSIGWTLRNNLEILDPEGEPDRLLFSIPQLNFEVDIEEKDPLKVVRQFAYQFKQDDRACRFGMELNSTSEPQNSLKYNLIAEGYEVRRFRGRVWPLPAPIKNYGFPDKVNNYYQNASFLSDLVLAFEECFKNIYYLGPLREYPRRNYAWSGDRPVDVGSRGEFTIAAILASRWRDRESSIEKDIAQKLREIGLIYDFKIEAIQSDRGSYQVWVRRSPNTPEVLITDVGFGVSQILPVLVLCYYVPEGSTIILEHPEIHLHPFAQAGLADVFIDVINRRKVQIILESHSEHLLRRLQRRIAEEVFSHEQTCLYFCQLDDRGQSHLQSLQLDEFGNIMNWPQDFFGDEMGELAAKTEAEMRRRMEAKV, encoded by the coding sequence ATGCTGAATGAACTCAGGGCGCAAAACTTTAAATCTTGGCCAGATACGGGATCGATTCAGTTAGCTCCCTTAACTGGATTATTTGGTACGAATAGTTCGGGAAAAACGGCAATTTTGCAATTGCTGTTGATGTTAAAACAAACTGTAGAAGCGCGCGATCGCCAGCAAATTTTAGCTCTGGGAGACGAACGATCGGATATCGCTCTAGGTCGCTTTAGGGATCTGCTCCACAAAGGCGAAGATCGACCAAATCTTAATTTATCTATCGGTTGGACATTAAGGAATAACTTAGAAATTTTAGATCCAGAAGGCGAACCGGATCGCCTTCTCTTTTCAATCCCTCAATTAAATTTTGAAGTCGATATCGAAGAAAAAGATCCTCTAAAAGTTGTTCGACAATTTGCTTATCAATTTAAGCAGGACGATCGCGCATGTCGTTTTGGAATGGAATTGAATTCTACTTCAGAGCCTCAAAATTCATTAAAATATAACTTAATTGCCGAAGGCTATGAAGTTAGACGATTTCGCGGTCGAGTTTGGCCACTTCCTGCCCCAATCAAAAACTATGGCTTTCCGGATAAAGTGAATAATTATTATCAAAATGCAAGCTTTTTATCCGATTTAGTTCTAGCTTTTGAAGAATGTTTTAAAAATATTTATTATTTGGGGCCGTTGCGAGAATATCCACGACGAAATTATGCGTGGTCCGGAGATCGCCCGGTAGATGTCGGTTCCCGTGGAGAATTCACAATTGCTGCTATTTTAGCCTCTCGTTGGCGAGATCGAGAGAGTTCCATCGAAAAGGACATTGCGCAAAAATTGCGCGAGATCGGACTCATCTACGATTTCAAAATTGAAGCCATTCAAAGCGATCGGGGGAGTTATCAAGTTTGGGTTCGAAGATCTCCCAATACCCCTGAAGTGTTAATTACTGATGTTGGCTTTGGCGTCTCCCAAATTTTACCTGTTTTAGTCCTGTGTTACTACGTCCCGGAAGGTTCCACAATTATTTTAGAACATCCAGAAATACATTTGCATCCCTTCGCTCAAGCGGGGTTAGCCGATGTTTTTATTGATGTTATCAATCGCCGTAAGGTACAAATTATTTTAGAAAGTCATAGCGAGCATTTATTACGTCGTTTGCAGCGTCGTATTGCGGAAGAGGTCTTTTCTCACGAACAGACCTGCTTATATTTTTGCCAACTCGACGATCGCGGCCAATCTCATTTACAATCGCTGCAATTAGATGAATTTGGGAATATTATGAATTGGCCACAAGACTTTTTCGGAGATGAAATGGGTGAATTGGCTGCTAAAACAGAGGCAGAAATGAGGCGGAGGATGGAGGCTAAAGTTTAG
- a CDS encoding HEAT repeat domain-containing protein produces MTQMTLAEISQQLESENARDRMLALVSLRYVSATEAVPLIKKVLDDENLQVRSMAVFALGLKPTEECFPILVRMLEAEPDYSIRAGAAGALGYLEDGRAFEPLVRSLYEDTDWLVRFSAAVALGNLKDPRAHDALIRALETDQVVLQQAAIAALGEIKSIASVDRILDFAQSEDWLVRQRLAEALGNLPHEKSRAALKYLQKDNHPQVVTAATISLERLDGELPPSS; encoded by the coding sequence ATGACTCAGATGACCTTAGCGGAAATTTCCCAGCAGTTGGAGAGTGAAAACGCGCGCGATCGCATGTTGGCGCTGGTTTCGCTCAGATACGTATCTGCGACCGAGGCGGTGCCACTGATTAAGAAAGTCTTGGATGACGAGAATTTGCAGGTGCGATCGATGGCGGTGTTTGCCCTGGGACTCAAGCCGACGGAGGAGTGCTTTCCAATTTTGGTAAGGATGCTCGAAGCGGAACCGGACTACAGCATTCGGGCGGGGGCTGCGGGGGCATTGGGTTATTTAGAAGATGGCAGAGCCTTTGAACCGTTGGTGCGATCGCTCTACGAGGATACGGACTGGTTGGTGCGCTTCAGTGCGGCGGTGGCGTTGGGGAATTTGAAAGATCCGCGCGCTCACGATGCTTTGATTCGGGCGTTAGAGACGGATCAAGTGGTGTTGCAGCAAGCGGCGATCGCGGCGTTGGGAGAAATCAAATCGATCGCCTCCGTCGATCGCATTCTCGATTTTGCCCAATCGGAGGATTGGTTAGTACGCCAGCGTTTGGCGGAAGCGCTGGGGAATTTGCCCCACGAGAAAAGCCGCGCGGCGCTCAAGTACCTGCAAAAAGACAATCATCCCCAAGTGGTGACGGCGGCGACGATTTCCCTAGAGCGTTTGGATGGGGAATTACCGCCCTCGTCGTGA